The following are from one region of the Actinoplanes sp. L3-i22 genome:
- a CDS encoding PmoA family protein, with protein sequence MAELRVDHALERSVTVSAGDVPLCTYVYRPDTVRLESPKPYLHPIRTLAGDLVSLFRPHDHVWHKGIAWSLPYVGEHNFWGGPTYVHGRSYVQRPNNGSAVHRAFRTLAGNVLAHHLDWIAEGGTTVLTEERRLTFAVLDDVSWVLTFATSLTNVSGEALAFGSPTTKGRENAGYGGLFWRGPRSFTGGTIQSPTARGGDELRGERAAWFAFRGRHDGNDHRSTVLMVDDPANPHHPPQWFARSEEFACLNPAPFFSEELDLPDGGTVGFRYAVVIAAGDPDAETLAEQGRSALRTAATP encoded by the coding sequence ATGGCAGAACTACGCGTCGACCACGCCCTCGAACGGTCGGTGACGGTCTCCGCCGGGGACGTGCCGCTCTGCACGTACGTCTACCGGCCGGACACCGTCCGACTCGAATCGCCGAAGCCCTATCTGCACCCGATCCGGACCCTCGCCGGGGATCTCGTCTCGCTGTTCCGGCCGCACGACCACGTGTGGCACAAAGGGATCGCCTGGTCCCTGCCGTACGTCGGCGAGCACAATTTCTGGGGCGGGCCGACCTATGTGCACGGCCGGTCCTACGTGCAGCGGCCGAACAACGGCAGCGCCGTGCACCGGGCCTTCCGCACCCTGGCCGGGAATGTCCTGGCGCACCACCTGGACTGGATCGCGGAGGGCGGGACCACGGTGCTCACCGAGGAGCGTCGGCTCACGTTCGCGGTGCTCGACGACGTGAGCTGGGTGCTGACGTTCGCGACGTCGCTCACCAACGTCTCCGGCGAGGCGCTGGCCTTCGGATCGCCGACCACGAAAGGCCGGGAGAACGCCGGGTACGGCGGACTGTTCTGGCGCGGGCCACGCTCCTTCACCGGCGGGACGATCCAGTCGCCGACCGCGAGGGGCGGTGACGAACTGCGGGGCGAGCGCGCCGCGTGGTTCGCGTTCCGTGGCCGGCACGACGGCAACGACCATCGGTCGACGGTCCTGATGGTCGACGACCCGGCGAATCCGCACCACCCGCCGCAGTGGTTCGCCCGCAGCGAGGAGTTCGCCTGCCTCAACCCGGCCCCGTTCTTCAGTGAGGAGCTCGACCTGCCCGACGGCGGGACGGTCGGCTTCCGCTACGCGGTGGTGATCGCCGCCGGGGACCCCGACGCGGAGACGCTGGCCGAGCAGGGGCGATCCGCGCTGCGCACGGCGGCGACGCCGTGA
- a CDS encoding ABC transporter substrate-binding protein, which produces MKRFTHRFSRREALLMGLSLSAGAALAACGGSGGGDAGGEISDKPVTLRFTWWGSDARHKRTQQVIDAFTKAHPTITIKGEFKDWNGYWDALATTVAANDAPDVIQMDELYLASYAERGALLDLKTADKHLTTADFDTKALATGAIGDKQYGVPTGLAAYSFVANTDLLDKYQVTLPDDATWSWDDLKTVAAQISKASGGKVTGTQSLGFDIGGVNVWARQHGATLYSPEGKVALPPDVLASFWQFQLDLAKDGSAPQASVTVERAGAALDQSGTATNASALGTWWNSQLTSLAAASGQKLKLLKLPGESQATTPGAYYKPSMFWSVSSRSKQPAEAALFVDFLANSEAAAEILQTDRGVPANTKIRSALVPKLTATDKAAAEYLDAIKVGDSPRVTPKGASDVEQILKRYTEDVLFARKTPADAATGFVKELQAAIDAA; this is translated from the coding sequence GCGGGGAGATCTCCGACAAACCGGTCACCCTGCGGTTCACCTGGTGGGGCTCGGACGCCCGGCACAAGCGCACCCAGCAGGTCATCGACGCGTTCACCAAGGCTCACCCGACCATCACGATCAAGGGCGAGTTCAAGGACTGGAACGGCTACTGGGACGCCCTCGCGACCACCGTCGCCGCCAACGACGCCCCGGACGTCATCCAGATGGACGAGCTCTACCTGGCGTCGTACGCCGAACGGGGTGCTCTTCTCGATCTGAAGACCGCGGACAAGCACCTGACCACGGCGGACTTCGACACGAAAGCATTGGCCACCGGGGCGATCGGCGACAAACAGTACGGCGTCCCGACCGGCCTGGCGGCGTACTCGTTCGTGGCCAACACCGACCTGCTCGACAAGTACCAGGTGACCCTGCCCGACGACGCGACCTGGAGCTGGGACGACCTCAAGACCGTCGCCGCACAGATCTCCAAGGCCTCCGGCGGCAAGGTCACCGGCACCCAGTCGCTCGGCTTCGACATCGGCGGCGTCAACGTCTGGGCCCGTCAGCACGGCGCCACCCTGTACTCGCCGGAGGGCAAGGTCGCGCTCCCGCCGGACGTGCTCGCGTCGTTCTGGCAGTTCCAGCTGGACCTGGCCAAGGACGGCAGCGCACCGCAGGCGTCGGTCACCGTCGAGCGGGCCGGCGCGGCCCTCGACCAGTCCGGCACCGCGACCAACGCCTCCGCCCTCGGCACTTGGTGGAACAGCCAGCTGACCTCGCTCGCCGCGGCCAGCGGGCAGAAGCTGAAGCTGCTCAAGCTGCCGGGGGAGTCGCAGGCCACCACGCCGGGCGCGTACTACAAGCCGTCGATGTTCTGGTCGGTCTCGTCCCGGTCGAAGCAGCCCGCCGAGGCGGCGCTCTTCGTGGACTTCCTCGCGAACAGCGAGGCGGCCGCGGAGATCCTGCAGACCGACCGCGGGGTCCCGGCGAACACGAAGATCCGGTCGGCGCTGGTGCCGAAGCTGACCGCCACCGACAAGGCGGCGGCGGAGTACCTCGACGCGATCAAGGTGGGTGACTCGCCGCGGGTCACGCCGAAGGGCGCCAGCGACGTGGAGCAGATCCTCAAGCGGTACACCGAGGACGTGCTGTTCGCGCGGAAGACTCCGGCGGACGCGGCGACCGGGTTCGTCAAGGAGCTGCAGGCCGCGATCGATGCCGCATGA
- a CDS encoding Gfo/Idh/MocA family protein codes for MRYRAAIVGTGAIATAHAEALRAHAGRVELVAVVDLVPERARAFAESWGNVETYRDLTVLLAAEQLDLVHLCTPPSTHASMAQECLRAGVSVLVEKPPTLSLREIDAISEISDRVGTIFQHRFGTGAVRLRELIKRGDLGRPLLATCHTLWFRDDAYYRVPWRGRWATEGGGPTMGHGIHQFDLLLSILGPWERISAIAARRSRPVETEDVSMALVEFADGTVASVVNSVVSPRQTSALRFDFEHATVELEHLYGYSDADWTITPAPTYDDLARLFPRDSTARSGHADQLAAVLDALDAGEPLPVTLAETRLTMEFIAALYASAATGKPVRRGEIGPDHPFAAAMNGTGIRWQNYASTTPSNGR; via the coding sequence ATGAGGTACCGCGCGGCGATCGTGGGGACGGGGGCGATCGCGACCGCTCATGCCGAGGCGCTGCGGGCGCATGCCGGCCGGGTCGAGCTGGTCGCGGTGGTGGACCTGGTGCCCGAGCGGGCCCGGGCCTTCGCCGAGTCCTGGGGAAACGTCGAAACATATCGCGATTTGACCGTTTTGTTGGCCGCGGAGCAGTTGGACCTGGTCCACCTGTGCACGCCGCCGTCGACCCATGCGTCGATGGCTCAGGAGTGCCTGCGAGCTGGGGTTTCGGTACTGGTCGAAAAGCCGCCGACTCTTTCGCTTCGCGAAATAGACGCTATATCCGAAATTTCGGACCGGGTGGGCACGATCTTTCAACACCGATTCGGTACGGGCGCCGTCCGCCTCCGCGAACTGATCAAGCGCGGTGACCTGGGCCGCCCGCTCCTGGCCACCTGCCACACCCTGTGGTTCCGCGACGACGCCTACTACCGGGTCCCCTGGCGTGGCCGATGGGCGACCGAGGGCGGCGGCCCGACCATGGGCCACGGCATCCACCAGTTCGACCTGCTGCTCTCCATCCTCGGCCCGTGGGAGCGGATCTCCGCGATCGCCGCCCGCCGGTCCCGCCCGGTCGAGACCGAGGACGTCTCGATGGCCCTGGTCGAGTTCGCCGACGGCACCGTCGCCTCGGTGGTCAACTCGGTCGTCTCGCCCCGCCAGACGTCCGCGCTGCGCTTCGACTTCGAGCACGCCACCGTCGAGTTGGAGCACCTCTACGGGTACAGCGACGCCGACTGGACGATCACCCCGGCTCCGACGTACGACGACCTCGCGCGCCTGTTCCCCCGGGACAGCACCGCGCGGAGCGGGCACGCCGACCAGCTGGCCGCCGTGCTGGACGCGCTCGACGCCGGCGAGCCACTGCCGGTCACCCTCGCCGAAACCCGCCTGACCATGGAGTTCATCGCCGCGCTCTACGCCTCGGCGGCCACCGGGAAGCCGGTCCGCCGGGGCGAGATCGGCCCGGACCACCCCTTCGCCGCCGCCATGAACGGAACCGGGATCAGATGGCAGAACTACGCGTCGACCACGCCCTCGAACGGTCGGTGA